ctctgctctctctctttgcaactctgcccttcaaagaaatcaaactaaaaaaataagtaaataaaaataaaaaaagggaattccagcttcttgctcatgaaAATCCTGGCAGGTAGTAGTGATGGCTGaaataactgggctcctgccacccacatgggagacttggtttgagttccagctcccggcttctgctgttgagggcattcagggagtgaaccatcaagcagatgggagctcactctgtctgtttgcctcgcaaataaatatactaattaatttaaaaagtagaataaaatggggccagtgctgtggcacagcaggcaaagccacggcctgcagtgctggcatcccatatgggcgccggttcaagtcccagcagctccacttctgatccagctctctgctgtggcctgggaaagcagtagaagatggcccaagtgcttgggcccctgcacccacatgggagacccagaagaagtctctggttcctggcttcagatcggtgcagctccagtcattgtggccaactggggagtgaaccatcggatagaagacctctctctctctctttctgcctctccttctctctctgtgtaactctgactttcaaataaaaagaaatcttaaaaaaaatagaataaaatgggGATTAGCACCCGCTCTGATGAGACACCGTAAGCACTGACGTGATATGTAAAGTACTTAGGAACAAGTACTAGGAACCTTAGCGAAGTCTTAGGAACCCAGATTCCTGTTCTGTAAATATTGTGATGACTAAAATTGCTTAAGTTGTCGAgtacaaaaattatatattagcTTAATTACAGTAATTATGTTAAACTcacaaacataaaattaaaaaggctGCAGAGGTCAGCCATTCCTCCAGTCCTGATGGGGCATCTGTAACCCAGTTCCCCTCAGGGTCAACTTCCCTAAAAGCAGAATAACCAGCCGTGCTTTGGCGGAAACAGTCACTTCCAGCCCCTTACTTGGAAtcctccccagcccagagcctgaCATCTGGCTCCGGCAGACTGGTGCCCACGGCCCCGAAGCAGGAGCCATACCTGCCGTTTGGGGGGTCGGCGGAGGGTCTTCACAAGGCAAGAACACGTCTGCTCCGTCCTGATCGCCAAGGTCGATGAGTTCCACTTGCTCCAGTGTGTCCACGTTCACTTCCATGGATGAGATACTGCCTATGGGGGCTGCAGACCGGGACGGGGCGCGTCAGGAGGGGAGGACCCAGCGGAAGCGAATGGGACAGTCAGGTCAGGCCCCAAGGTGGAGGGTTCGAAGGCCAAGGAAACAAGAGGGGAGGGGTCCCCCAGGACTCAGAACCCACACACCGCCTTCTTGGTGCAACTCGAGCCTCTATCTGTCCTCAGGACTTGCAACTTACGTCTCTGGGACTCGAGATGCAGGTGGGACAGAGGGAAGACAAACTCTGTCTCCGGCTGTAAGATGTCCTCGAAGAATTTCTGCCGCTCCCGCAGGCGGAGCTGCTGGCGCTCCAGGGCCGCCCGCGGATTTGGGTCCATGTCAGCAACTGCAGGGAAAAGGAGCAAGGTGAGGAGGTGTGGCGGCGAGGCTGGGAGGGGGCACAGCCGGGCTCGGGCTGGCAGAGCAGGGCCCTCTGCAGCCAGCATCCCCAGCCGTGGGGGCCTCTGGTGCCAGCCTGGGCACTTCTGGCCTTGGccgcctccttctccttccctgaaACCAAGTCCATCCTCCTAAGTAtcaggcggggggcggggcttgtCCGGGCCCCACAAAGGGGATGCCAGCTCCAGGCACGGCAAGAGGTCCTCTGTATTCAGGGAGCGCAGCCAAGGGCCAGCACACAGCGTGGTGCCCTTCAGAGCGGGGCTccaggggctggcccagcccaaaaGGGGCGGAGCTCCTTCTCCACTTAATGGACCAACTGGTCTCAGCAGGTGGGGGAGGCGGACAGGGCAGTGCGGGGGTGGAGGGTCCTCCCCCTCCCGTGCTGCAACTCCATTCCTCCCCATCCTTCTccctccacaccccacccccaccatcctTTCCAAACCCTTTCCCTGAACTCACAGCCCCGACTTCCAGACTTGGCTCTGCCCATCTGAAGATGGCACAAGGCACCCCCGTGAAGGTGGCCATTCCGGGGCTACCATCTTTTTCTCTCCACTCCAACAGCTCCTTTGCTGCTTCCAGctgcctctccccccaccccccaccccacggtCTTATCTCCCTACTGGTCAGTGAGTAGACAGCAGAAGGGTGGGTCCCGGGTCCAGCGCCGGCCGGGCTTCCTGACCCCAGGGCTGAGGCCTTTCGAGAGCCCGTGCCGGCGTCTTTACTCCCGTCCCTGGCATTCTGCTCCGGCCATCACCAGGGGCAGGGGAGTTTCTGCCCTGAGGACCGGACCCTCATCCTCCCAAGCAGTCTTCACTCTGCCCTGGGACAGGGCCCAGCCTGTCCGGGACCCTGGCCAGCCCCACGGGCGCTGGGGCAGCTCAAGGGGAAGCCAAGCCAAGTGCGCCCGGCAGGGCCGAGGAAGCGTGGGGAGGCTGTGCGACCGCGGGCTGGCCGCGGAGGAGGGAGGCGCTGACGCCGATTCCAGGGAAAGGCTCCGGGAGCTGCCGCCCAGGTCATCACGCTAAAAATACCCAGGGCCCCGGGGGGCCGTCCGCTCCCGCAGCGGGGCGGGGGAGGACAGGTCGAGGGCGGGGGAGCGGCCGGGGACCGGGGGCTGCCGGACGacccctctctttcccccttctccTAACCCCCGGGGTCTCGCCAGAGTGAAGGGGCTGCTCTCTGGGGACCGCGGAACCAGGAGCAGATGAAGGCACTGTTTACGCGACCATAGGTGCTTGCAGAAGCCGGGAGGAaaggtttgggggtggggggccggaGGCTGCCCGAGGTCCGGGCAGGAGCCAGCGAGAGCGCCCTGTCTCAGCCCCACCCGCAGTGGGCAAGAAGCAAAGAATTCCCTAAAAAGGGACGCGCCGCgccgggggggaggggaagggagcgcTGCCCCTCCCGGCCAGTCCACCCTCGCTCTCGTCCCCGCCGCCG
The window above is part of the Oryctolagus cuniculus chromosome 11, mOryCun1.1, whole genome shotgun sequence genome. Proteins encoded here:
- the DBNDD2 gene encoding dysbindin domain-containing protein 2 isoform X3, with the protein product MPSPVADMDPNPRAALERQQLRLRERQKFFEDILQPETEFVFPLSHLHLESQRPPIGSISSMEVNVDTLEQVELIDLGDQDGADVFLPCEDPPPTPQTAGVDDHPVELSLPVPAADRPTSRTSSTSSDSSTNPRSPNPSDGGADTPLAQSDEEEDGGDAGAEPGTCS
- the DBNDD2 gene encoding dysbindin domain-containing protein 2 isoform X4, with the protein product MRAVADMDPNPRAALERQQLRLRERQKFFEDILQPETEFVFPLSHLHLESQRPPIGSISSMEVNVDTLEQVELIDLGDQDGADVFLPCEDPPPTPQTAGVDDHPVELSLPVPAADRPTSRTSSTSSDSSTNPRSPNPSDGGADTPLAQSDEEEDGGDAGAEPGTCS
- the DBNDD2 gene encoding dysbindin domain-containing protein 2 isoform X2; translation: MGRAKSGSRGFADMDPNPRAALERQQLRLRERQKFFEDILQPETEFVFPLSHLHLESQRPPIGSISSMEVNVDTLEQVELIDLGDQDGADVFLPCEDPPPTPQTAGVDDHPVELSLPVPAADRPTSRTSSTSSDSSTNPRSPNPSDGGADTPLAQSDEEEDGGDAGAEPGTCS